A genome region from Thermoanaerobacterium xylanolyticum LX-11 includes the following:
- a CDS encoding 4Fe-4S dicluster domain-containing protein: MAKNWYPIIDHDKCIQCYQCVNFCTHDVYTIGDDGFPLVINPDNCVEFCRGCQKICDNDAISYFGDNK, translated from the coding sequence ATGGCTAAAAATTGGTATCCGATTATTGACCACGATAAATGCATACAGTGCTACCAGTGTGTTAATTTCTGCACACACGATGTTTATACAATAGGCGACGATGGTTTTCCGCTTGTAATAAATCCTGACAACTGTGTAGAATTCTGCAGAGGTTGCCAGAAGATATGCGATAACGATGCTATATCTTATTTTGGCGACAATAAATAA
- a CDS encoding MFS transporter: MNNMGDSNGYTKSKWILYTVMIGAFMSMFDSGVVNVGLPVISKEFKVDINTVQWIATIYLLTMSALLPILGTIADNYGRRKIYNMGYFIISIFTLLCGLSVNLTMLLVMRTLQAVGGAMVMANGMAIVTENYPPNERGKNIGLLATTMAIGSIAGPPLGGYVTGIWGWRSVFYLTFIVSILGFIASYYSVPLDRKGAKKDFKFDLTGSIFLVLSIVTFILGFSDINKYGINNPIVYGSLIIFAVSFVIFIIAETKKEHPVVNLSLFKNITFTSSVIASLLSFMTMYSPNVLMPFYYQKVVGLSVGTSGLYMMAFPVAMAIISPFSGALSDRIGAVALTSSGLVINGIGLILLANVKINTPIYLVLVYVGLMGLSLGMFQSPNNSCIMGSVPKDKLGAANGITQLVKNLGMVMGMAFSVALFTAFMKHYTGNYSTKFLQSAHIVYYIAAVLSFIGAAISAIRNKTN, translated from the coding sequence ATGAACAATATGGGTGATTCAAATGGATATACAAAATCGAAGTGGATTTTGTATACCGTAATGATAGGCGCATTTATGTCTATGTTTGACAGCGGTGTTGTAAATGTGGGACTTCCTGTCATATCAAAAGAATTTAAAGTAGACATAAATACTGTTCAATGGATAGCCACCATTTATTTGCTTACTATGTCTGCACTTTTGCCGATACTCGGCACAATAGCTGATAATTATGGCAGAAGGAAGATATACAATATGGGATATTTTATAATATCAATCTTTACGCTACTGTGTGGTCTATCTGTAAATCTTACAATGCTTTTAGTGATGAGGACTTTACAGGCAGTAGGTGGTGCAATGGTAATGGCAAATGGAATGGCCATTGTGACAGAAAATTATCCACCTAATGAAAGAGGTAAAAATATAGGCTTGCTGGCTACTACTATGGCTATAGGAAGTATTGCAGGTCCTCCATTAGGAGGGTATGTAACTGGAATTTGGGGTTGGAGATCTGTATTTTATTTGACATTTATTGTATCTATTTTGGGATTTATAGCTTCGTACTATTCAGTTCCTTTAGATAGAAAAGGTGCAAAAAAAGATTTTAAATTTGATCTTACTGGTTCTATATTTTTGGTGCTTTCAATAGTAACATTCATATTAGGATTTTCGGATATAAATAAGTATGGGATAAATAATCCTATTGTTTATGGTAGCTTAATCATTTTTGCAGTGTCATTTGTCATATTTATTATAGCTGAAACAAAAAAAGAACATCCTGTTGTAAATTTAAGCTTATTCAAGAATATCACTTTTACATCATCAGTTATAGCTTCATTATTATCGTTTATGACCATGTACTCACCAAATGTCTTGATGCCTTTCTATTATCAGAAAGTTGTTGGATTAAGTGTAGGGACATCAGGATTATATATGATGGCTTTTCCAGTGGCAATGGCTATAATATCTCCTTTTAGTGGTGCACTTTCTGATAGGATAGGAGCTGTAGCATTGACGTCATCTGGACTTGTCATAAATGGAATTGGTCTCATACTGCTTGCAAATGTTAAAATAAATACACCAATTTATTTAGTTTTAGTGTATGTAGGGCTTATGGGATTGTCTCTTGGAATGTTTCAGTCACCTAATAATAGCTGTATAATGGGCAGCGTTCCTAAGGATAAATTAGGAGCGGCAAATGGCATTACGCAACTTGTAAAAAATTTAGGCATGGTAATGGGCATGGCATTTTCTGTTGCATTGTTTACAGCATTTATGAAGCATTACACAGGAAACTATAGCACTAAATTTCTTCAAAGTGCTCATATAGTTTACTATATTGCTGCAGTATTGAGCTTTATAGGTGCTGCAATATCTGCAATTAGAAATAAAACAAATTAA
- the lpdA gene encoding dihydrolipoyl dehydrogenase, which yields MKELKYDVVVVGGGPGGTPGANMLSKNGLKVALVEKGVGLGGTCLFEGCIPSKIYIETATRYADIKKFKNFGGILNYNDIDVDFLAIKERKDKILNARVTRAEKASKMNKLDIYYGMATIADKNVVEVETKEEKIRLVFDKLIIATGSETVKPPIPGIELPGIMFSEDVFELKTKPKSMVVVGGGYIGVEIASMLARMDTKVTIIEALPRILTTEDVAVSEAVEEGLKEYNIDIYTDAKVASISKENDLFKVNYVKGGIENAVSAEKVLVAVGRRPRTENLNIELLGIKLGNHKEIPVNDFMQTENPNVYATGDVNGKIMLAHAATRESIIAAKSILGSNVPMTYNAIPHAIFCEPEAASVGIDSSKATDLGYKVIKFSYSEDARALIVGDDKGFVQMIVDPATHKLYGMQIVGKEAGELIMEATYIIRTNGRLEDITASIHTHPTLSEIITEAAEKALNLL from the coding sequence GTGAAGGAACTAAAGTATGATGTTGTTGTGGTAGGCGGAGGGCCTGGTGGAACACCGGGAGCCAATATGCTTTCCAAAAATGGCCTTAAAGTTGCCCTTGTTGAAAAAGGTGTTGGCTTAGGTGGAACGTGTCTTTTTGAGGGTTGCATTCCATCAAAAATATATATTGAGACGGCTACAAGATATGCAGATATAAAAAAGTTTAAAAATTTTGGCGGAATACTTAATTACAATGATATTGATGTCGATTTTTTAGCCATAAAGGAAAGAAAAGATAAAATATTAAATGCACGTGTTACAAGAGCTGAAAAAGCTTCTAAAATGAATAAATTGGACATTTATTATGGAATGGCTACTATAGCAGACAAAAATGTTGTAGAAGTTGAAACAAAAGAGGAGAAGATAAGGCTTGTATTTGATAAGCTTATTATTGCTACAGGTTCTGAGACAGTAAAACCACCTATACCGGGAATTGAGTTGCCAGGTATAATGTTTAGTGAAGATGTATTTGAACTAAAAACAAAACCTAAATCTATGGTTGTAGTAGGTGGTGGATATATTGGTGTTGAAATAGCATCTATGCTTGCTAGAATGGATACAAAGGTCACTATCATTGAGGCACTTCCAAGGATATTGACTACTGAAGATGTTGCAGTAAGTGAAGCAGTAGAAGAAGGCTTAAAAGAATACAATATAGATATTTACACAGATGCTAAAGTAGCATCAATTTCTAAAGAAAATGACTTATTTAAGGTCAACTATGTAAAAGGTGGTATCGAAAATGCGGTATCAGCTGAAAAAGTATTGGTAGCAGTTGGAAGAAGACCTCGTACTGAAAACTTAAATATAGAATTATTGGGAATAAAATTAGGAAATCATAAAGAGATACCAGTAAATGATTTTATGCAAACAGAAAACCCAAATGTGTATGCAACTGGCGATGTAAATGGCAAAATTATGCTTGCACATGCGGCTACAAGAGAATCAATTATTGCAGCGAAATCAATATTGGGGAGCAATGTTCCGATGACTTACAATGCAATACCACATGCGATTTTCTGTGAACCTGAGGCGGCAAGTGTTGGCATTGACTCATCAAAAGCAACTGATTTAGGTTACAAAGTTATCAAATTCTCTTATTCAGAGGATGCAAGAGCATTGATTGTAGGTGATGATAAGGGATTTGTTCAGATGATTGTCGACCCTGCGACTCATAAGCTTTATGGTATGCAGATAGTAGGAAAAGAAGCTGGTGAGCTTATAATGGAAGCAACATATATAATTAGGACGAATGGTAGGCTTGAGGATATTACTGCAAGCATCCATACACATCCTACATTAAGCGAAATAATAACTGAAGCGGCAGAGAAAGCATTAAATCTTTTATAA
- a CDS encoding acyl-CoA dehydratase activase-related protein: MKIGIPKALLYYYYFPFWDVLFKELGIETVLSEDTSKVILDLGVKKAVPEICVPMKVYTGHIINLLDKNVDYIYIPRFVSLSKGTFMCPKFMGLPDMIKGLFDDIDDKILTNSIISKDDDISDFKIYKDFIVRLGVSKYDLKKALKRAREEWLSFRKLNKKGFDINELLDEDTPQKYDGDITIGLLGYVYNVYDRFMNMDLINTLRKMNVKIITFDMLDEKLIKKYQSRFKKEMFWEFTNKIMGAAYNFMEMDIIDGIIQISAFGCGSDSILEPFLSIDSENAKKPYMILRIDEQTGESHILTRIEAFIDLVRIKKQKLKRVKVENTSEGVI, translated from the coding sequence ATGAAGATTGGTATTCCAAAGGCGCTTTTATATTATTATTATTTTCCGTTTTGGGATGTTCTATTTAAAGAATTGGGAATAGAAACGGTATTATCTGAAGACACATCGAAAGTCATATTGGATTTAGGCGTTAAGAAAGCAGTGCCAGAGATATGTGTTCCAATGAAAGTGTATACTGGACACATTATAAATCTTTTAGATAAAAATGTTGATTATATATATATTCCTAGATTCGTAAGTTTAAGCAAAGGTACATTCATGTGTCCAAAATTCATGGGATTGCCAGACATGATTAAGGGATTGTTTGATGACATTGATGACAAGATATTGACGAATAGCATAATTTCTAAAGACGATGATATTTCTGATTTTAAGATTTACAAAGATTTCATAGTGAGGTTAGGCGTAAGTAAATATGATTTAAAAAAAGCATTAAAAAGAGCAAGAGAAGAATGGCTCTCTTTTAGAAAGTTAAATAAAAAAGGTTTTGATATAAATGAACTTTTGGATGAAGATACACCTCAAAAATATGATGGCGATATTACAATAGGTTTATTGGGATATGTATACAATGTTTACGACAGATTTATGAATATGGATCTTATAAATACATTGAGAAAGATGAATGTAAAAATCATTACATTTGATATGTTAGATGAAAAATTAATCAAAAAGTATCAAAGCCGTTTTAAAAAAGAGATGTTTTGGGAGTTTACTAATAAGATAATGGGAGCTGCTTATAATTTTATGGAAATGGATATTATTGATGGCATAATACAAATATCAGCCTTTGGATGTGGTTCTGATTCCATTCTTGAACCGTTTCTTTCTATAGATTCAGAAAATGCAAAGAAACCGTACATGATATTGCGAATAGATGAGCAAACGGGAGAAAGTCATATATTGACACGTATAGAAGCGTTTATTGATCTTGTTAGAATAAAAAAGCAAAAATTGAAAAGAGTTAAAGTTGAAAACACTTCGGAAGGCGTGATTTAA
- a CDS encoding 2-hydroxyacyl-CoA dehydratase, with protein MKVTFPYMGSPLIYEKLFELLGHDVITPPKPSLKTINYGVKYSPEFACFPLKVILGTYLEAIELGADTIITSGGNGPCRAGYYGEAQKKILENMGYEVDFIILDEPKRDFKGFLQKISRIKGENTWTDVLRIVNTVYKMAKSMDKIEKIIEEKRAYECNKGEFTKAWNEILSLYRRIRMPDDILFVEKEAYRRINNIEICNVPESEKIKIGIVGEIYVVMEPSINNNIEEVLNGYGVEVERAHYISEWIDNNLLPFKINKKEHDILKKAEKYIEIIIGGHAKQSIGAILDFKDRGFDGVIHLKPFGCLPELISQSIIDKISKQYDFPIISLSIDEQSATANLLTRIEAFIDVVKNKKLMAKMVK; from the coding sequence TTGAAAGTTACTTTTCCATATATGGGTTCACCACTTATTTATGAAAAGTTATTTGAATTGTTAGGGCATGATGTTATAACTCCGCCAAAGCCATCTCTCAAGACAATAAATTATGGTGTTAAATATAGCCCTGAATTTGCATGTTTTCCTTTGAAAGTCATATTGGGAACATATTTAGAAGCTATTGAGTTAGGAGCAGATACGATAATAACATCTGGGGGTAATGGACCTTGTAGAGCTGGTTACTATGGAGAAGCACAGAAGAAAATTTTAGAGAATATGGGGTATGAAGTGGATTTTATAATATTGGATGAACCAAAAAGAGATTTTAAAGGCTTCTTACAGAAAATATCAAGGATTAAAGGAGAAAATACGTGGACAGACGTATTAAGAATAGTAAACACTGTATATAAAATGGCAAAATCTATGGATAAAATAGAAAAAATAATAGAAGAAAAAAGAGCTTATGAATGCAACAAAGGCGAATTTACAAAAGCTTGGAATGAAATATTATCGTTGTATAGAAGAATTAGAATGCCTGATGATATATTATTTGTAGAAAAAGAGGCATATAGACGCATTAATAATATTGAGATATGCAATGTTCCTGAGAGCGAAAAAATAAAAATAGGTATAGTTGGTGAAATATATGTTGTTATGGAGCCATCTATAAATAACAATATAGAAGAAGTTTTGAATGGATATGGAGTAGAAGTGGAAAGAGCTCATTATATATCAGAATGGATAGACAATAATTTACTGCCTTTTAAGATCAATAAAAAAGAACATGATATTTTGAAAAAAGCAGAAAAATATATAGAGATAATAATAGGTGGTCATGCAAAACAGTCGATCGGTGCAATTTTGGATTTTAAAGATAGGGGATTTGATGGTGTCATACACTTAAAGCCCTTTGGATGTTTACCGGAATTAATTTCTCAGAGTATAATAGATAAAATATCTAAGCAATATGATTTTCCAATTATATCTCTTTCCATTGATGAACAGTCAGCTACTGCAAATTTATTGACAAGGATTGAAGCATTTATTGACGTGGTAAAAAATAAAAAATTAATGGCAAAGATGGTGAAGTAG
- a CDS encoding acyl-CoA dehydratase activase, with protein MKNIYIGVDVGSVSVNVVAIDEEDDLLFKSYTRNIGQPVDIVKSEIKKLYQAIGDSNINGIGITGSGRQLLGYILGADVVKNEITAHATATLYYYPDVKTIFEIGGQDSKLIIINDGIISDFAMNTVCAAGTGSFLDHQAERLGIKIEDFGEIALTAERDVRIAGRCTVFAESDMISKQQYGFSKAEILKGLSKALVRNYMNNLVRGKKLKPLYVFQGGVAANVAIKKAFEEEIGEEVIVPKHFDVMGAIGIAMIAKNHIKTTNKPTKFKGFEISEEKFVTTSFICNGCPNECEVIKIQANGKTIAMTGDKCGKWSNSIV; from the coding sequence ATGAAGAATATATACATTGGTGTTGATGTTGGTTCTGTTAGCGTAAATGTCGTAGCAATTGACGAGGAAGACGATTTGTTATTTAAGTCATATACAAGGAATATAGGACAACCAGTAGATATAGTAAAAAGTGAAATTAAAAAGCTTTATCAAGCAATTGGTGATAGCAATATAAATGGGATTGGAATAACTGGCAGTGGAAGGCAACTTTTAGGATATATTTTAGGAGCAGATGTAGTAAAAAATGAGATTACAGCACATGCTACAGCAACATTGTATTATTATCCAGATGTAAAAACGATATTTGAGATAGGAGGACAGGATTCTAAGTTAATAATTATTAACGATGGTATCATATCAGACTTTGCAATGAATACAGTCTGTGCGGCCGGAACCGGATCGTTTCTTGATCATCAGGCAGAGAGGCTTGGAATAAAAATAGAGGATTTTGGAGAAATTGCACTGACTGCTGAAAGAGATGTTAGAATAGCAGGCAGATGTACTGTTTTTGCAGAATCAGATATGATATCAAAACAGCAGTACGGATTTAGCAAAGCTGAAATATTAAAGGGTCTTTCTAAGGCTTTAGTCAGAAATTACATGAATAACCTTGTAAGAGGAAAGAAATTAAAACCTCTTTATGTCTTTCAAGGAGGTGTTGCAGCAAACGTAGCAATTAAAAAGGCATTTGAAGAAGAAATTGGAGAAGAAGTTATTGTACCTAAGCATTTTGATGTAATGGGTGCGATTGGAATTGCAATGATAGCAAAAAATCATATAAAGACAACAAATAAGCCGACAAAGTTTAAAGGTTTTGAAATTTCTGAAGAGAAATTTGTAACAACTAGTTTTATTTGCAATGGTTGCCCAAATGAATGTGAAGTTATTAAAATACAGGCAAATGGCAAGACGATTGCAATGACAGGCGATAAGTGTGGTAAATGGTCTAATTCTATAGTTTAA
- a CDS encoding cation diffusion facilitator family transporter produces the protein MAHHHEHEVKTKKSLITTMFLNFSITAAEIIGGLFSGSLSLISDALHNFSDAISIIISYFAMLISQKENNERMTFGYKRAEILAALFNSVVLVVISVFLFKEAYIKFFNPEPINGAIMIVVALIGLLANASSVLLLKENAEENLNIRSAYVHLLSDALSSVGVVIGGICIYFFKIYWIDPLLTVLIGIYIIKESFEIINESVSILMQGTPENIDLEIVKREIEKLPNVKNIHHVHVWQTNDDDVHFECHVNLKDDVKVSQSKEVMEQIEIVLDELFDIHHVTLQMEYECCEDVGLIKKVDDTIN, from the coding sequence ATGGCTCATCATCATGAACATGAAGTCAAAACTAAGAAAAGCTTAATAACAACGATGTTTTTAAATTTTTCAATAACAGCAGCAGAAATTATTGGAGGGCTATTCTCAGGAAGTTTGTCCCTTATATCAGATGCGCTTCACAATTTTAGCGATGCTATATCTATCATAATTAGTTATTTTGCTATGTTGATATCACAGAAGGAAAATAATGAAAGGATGACGTTTGGATATAAGAGAGCAGAAATTCTTGCAGCTCTTTTTAATTCAGTCGTTTTGGTTGTAATATCGGTATTTTTGTTTAAAGAGGCTTATATAAAATTTTTCAATCCAGAGCCTATCAATGGAGCTATAATGATTGTAGTTGCTCTAATAGGTCTTTTGGCAAATGCATCGTCGGTACTTCTGCTTAAAGAAAATGCAGAAGAAAATCTCAACATTCGTTCTGCCTACGTACATCTTCTGTCAGATGCCTTGTCTTCTGTAGGAGTAGTTATTGGAGGAATATGTATATATTTTTTTAAAATTTATTGGATAGATCCGCTATTGACGGTTTTAATTGGTATATATATAATTAAAGAAAGCTTTGAAATAATCAACGAATCTGTGAGCATACTTATGCAAGGAACACCTGAAAACATAGATTTAGAAATTGTAAAAAGAGAAATTGAGAAATTACCAAATGTAAAAAATATTCACCATGTTCATGTTTGGCAGACAAATGACGACGATGTACATTTTGAATGCCATGTAAATTTAAAAGATGATGTTAAAGTAAGTCAATCAAAAGAGGTGATGGAACAGATTGAAATTGTTTTAGATGAATTGTTTGACATACATCATGTTACATTGCAGATGGAGTACGAATGTTGTGAAGATGTTGGCTTGATAAAAAAGGTTGATGATACTATTAATTAA
- a CDS encoding glycosyltransferase, whose amino-acid sequence MIASAFLLLGIISGFVLFRNLKVTYGNQPLKRHYKISVIIPARNEEKNLPYILESLKNQTYMPYEVIVVDDFSSDRTFEIAESYGIKVIRNTEMPDGWTGKTWALWNGYKNSTGDVFAFIDADVRLSPRALESLVKAREKANGAISVVPYHSPEKFYEKLSLIPYILGIFAFTSPFEKYNPRKGMYGSCIVVSREDYEKVNGHYSIKGELLDDLNLGEKFTSNGINVQNFIGYDLISFRMYPYGIKSEVEGFGKGAILSTSRLETATIILIALWLIGLLAVEFITPFLAFYKSDLFGLFLVLYIMYTLQIIYIDNWTGRYGIIVPLFHILSSLFFIYIMVYSLYQVFFLGYVTWKGRRIKV is encoded by the coding sequence ATGATAGCCAGTGCTTTTTTGCTTTTAGGCATTATTTCTGGTTTTGTTTTATTTAGAAATTTGAAGGTGACTTATGGTAATCAGCCTCTTAAAAGGCATTATAAAATTTCTGTCATAATCCCTGCAAGAAATGAAGAGAAAAATCTCCCATATATACTTGAGTCTTTAAAAAATCAGACGTATATGCCTTATGAAGTAATTGTAGTTGATGATTTTTCCTCAGATAGGACTTTTGAGATCGCTGAAAGTTATGGCATTAAAGTTATAAGAAATACTGAAATGCCTGATGGTTGGACTGGGAAGACGTGGGCTTTGTGGAATGGATATAAAAATTCTACAGGCGATGTATTTGCATTCATCGATGCTGATGTTAGGCTATCTCCACGTGCTTTGGAGTCATTGGTGAAAGCGAGGGAGAAGGCAAATGGAGCTATATCTGTTGTGCCATATCATAGCCCTGAGAAATTTTATGAAAAGCTTTCATTGATACCATATATTTTGGGGATTTTTGCATTTACATCGCCATTTGAAAAATACAATCCACGAAAAGGAATGTATGGCTCTTGTATTGTTGTGTCTCGTGAAGATTATGAAAAGGTAAACGGACATTACAGCATAAAGGGAGAGCTTTTGGACGATTTAAATTTAGGAGAGAAATTTACGTCAAATGGTATAAATGTTCAGAATTTCATAGGATACGATCTAATTTCGTTTAGGATGTATCCATACGGCATAAAAAGTGAAGTAGAGGGGTTTGGAAAAGGAGCGATATTAAGCACATCCAGATTAGAAACTGCGACGATAATTCTTATAGCGTTATGGCTTATAGGATTATTGGCGGTAGAGTTTATTACTCCATTTCTTGCATTTTATAAAAGTGATTTGTTTGGTTTGTTTTTGGTGCTTTACATTATGTACACATTGCAGATAATTTATATAGACAACTGGACAGGGCGTTATGGCATCATAGTTCCTTTATTTCATATACTATCATCGCTATTTTTTATATACATCATGGTTTACTCATTGTACCAAGTTTTCTTTTTAGGATACGTCACATGGAAGGGGAGAAGGATTAAGGTTTAA
- a CDS encoding glycerol-3-phosphate acyltransferase yields the protein MLFVLIGFLSGSMMFSYWLGLLALKDIRHYGDGNPGAFNLWHAVGYKFGILGVVLDFLKGYFPLLFMMSKGYISGIGIVPVAVATILGHVFSPFLKWRGGKGIAVTFGVWSALTSFRVSIAYAVILAMLYVIAVILNKGKATSSEVDGLMVVVGMLTLVLFLYYKSYQMYIYDIWFANLLIITYTNKEKLYKLYKDVYDKRHEKNAVMR from the coding sequence ATGCTTTTTGTCTTAATAGGATTTCTAAGTGGTTCAATGATGTTTTCATACTGGTTAGGCTTATTAGCTTTAAAAGATATACGTCATTACGGTGATGGAAATCCCGGTGCATTTAATCTCTGGCATGCAGTTGGATACAAATTTGGTATTTTAGGAGTTGTTCTTGACTTTTTAAAAGGCTATTTTCCTCTATTATTCATGATGTCAAAGGGATATATTAGCGGCATTGGAATAGTTCCTGTAGCTGTTGCCACGATATTAGGTCATGTTTTTTCTCCTTTTCTAAAATGGCGTGGTGGCAAGGGAATAGCTGTTACGTTTGGTGTATGGAGTGCTTTAACATCATTTAGAGTGTCTATTGCATACGCTGTTATATTGGCTATGTTGTATGTCATAGCCGTCATTTTAAACAAGGGAAAAGCTACATCATCTGAAGTAGATGGATTGATGGTTGTAGTTGGAATGTTGACTTTGGTATTATTTCTTTATTACAAATCATACCAAATGTATATTTATGATATATGGTTTGCTAACCTTCTCATCATTACATATACAAATAAGGAGAAGCTTTATAAGCTTTATAAAGATGTTTATGATAAACGTCATGAAAAAAACGCTGTTATGAGATAA
- a CDS encoding arsenate reductase ArsC: MKVKVAFICVANSCRSQMAEGFAKYLGSDIFEAYSAGTKLAERVNPKAVEVMKEVGIDISSHRPKLLDEIPPKVDILITMGCNVECPYIPCKLKEDWGLDDPDGKPIDEFRRTRDIIESKVKELIERIKNNEINLN, from the coding sequence ATGAAAGTAAAAGTAGCATTTATCTGTGTGGCAAATTCATGCAGAAGTCAAATGGCAGAAGGTTTTGCGAAATATTTAGGTTCTGATATATTTGAAGCATACAGCGCTGGTACAAAACTTGCTGAAAGGGTAAATCCAAAAGCGGTTGAAGTTATGAAAGAAGTAGGCATCGATATAAGCAGTCATCGCCCAAAATTATTAGATGAGATACCTCCAAAAGTGGACATCTTGATTACTATGGGATGCAATGTAGAATGCCCATATATACCTTGCAAGTTAAAAGAAGACTGGGGCTTAGATGATCCCGATGGAAAACCAATAGATGAGTTTAGAAGGACAAGAGACATAATTGAATCAAAGGTTAAAGAACTTATTGAAAGAATTAAAAACAATGAAATAAACTTAAATTAA
- the arsB gene encoding ACR3 family arsenite efflux transporter yields the protein MSENKKGLSFLDRFLTVWILLAMIIGILIGYIFPNFANMLNKLSIGATSIPIAIGLILMMYPPLAKVKYEEIGKSKTSKKPFKIAILYNWFIGPLVMFLLAIIFLHNYPHLMIGVILVGLARCIAMVLVWNDLADGDRDFVALLVAFNAIWQVITYSIFAYVFIKILPPIFGVSTKAINLNISIKDIATSVLIYLGIPFVAGVLSRLLLVKAKGNTWYEKNFIPKISPITLIALLFTIIVMFSLKGKYIVTLPLQVLMVAIPLTLYFIIMFLMGFFTSYKFKYGYSESTTVGLNAASNDFELAIAVAVAVFGLNSNEAFASVIGPLIEVPVMLMLVNVALYFRKRLNWNKNKESNSEK from the coding sequence TTGAGTGAAAATAAAAAAGGTTTATCTTTTCTAGATAGATTTTTAACTGTATGGATTTTATTAGCAATGATTATTGGTATTTTGATAGGATATATTTTCCCTAATTTTGCAAATATGCTTAATAAGCTTAGCATAGGAGCAACGTCGATTCCAATTGCAATTGGGCTTATTTTAATGATGTATCCACCACTTGCAAAAGTTAAATACGAGGAAATAGGAAAAAGCAAAACTTCAAAAAAACCTTTTAAAATTGCAATTTTATATAACTGGTTTATAGGACCTTTAGTGATGTTTCTTCTTGCCATTATATTTCTTCACAATTATCCACATCTAATGATAGGTGTAATACTGGTAGGACTTGCAAGATGCATTGCAATGGTATTAGTCTGGAATGATTTAGCAGATGGGGATAGAGATTTTGTTGCTCTTTTGGTGGCTTTTAACGCTATCTGGCAGGTAATCACTTATTCCATATTTGCTTATGTATTTATAAAAATACTTCCTCCGATTTTTGGTGTTAGCACCAAAGCAATTAATTTGAATATCTCTATAAAAGATATTGCTACATCTGTTCTTATATATCTCGGCATCCCATTTGTTGCAGGGGTTCTATCGAGATTGTTACTTGTTAAAGCTAAAGGAAACACATGGTATGAAAAAAATTTTATACCTAAAATAAGTCCTATTACTCTTATAGCACTTTTGTTTACAATTATAGTTATGTTCTCTCTAAAGGGAAAATATATAGTAACATTGCCTTTGCAAGTTTTAATGGTTGCAATTCCACTGACGCTATATTTTATTATAATGTTTCTAATGGGATTTTTCACATCATACAAATTTAAATACGGATATTCAGAAAGTACAACTGTTGGTTTAAATGCGGCAAGCAATGACTTTGAATTGGCAATAGCAGTTGCAGTTGCGGTTTTTGGACTTAATTCAAATGAGGCTTTTGCAAGTGTAATTGGCCCATTAATAGAAGTTCCTGTAATGCTAATGTTAGTTAATGTAGCCTTGTATTTTAGGAAAAGGCTCAACTGGAATAAAAACAAAGAATCAAACAGTGAAAAATAA
- a CDS encoding ArsR/SmtB family transcription factor: MNIVGVFKALCDENRLRIFNLLSQETLCVCDIETILNMTQSNVSRHLNKLKSEGIITFEKKAQWAYYKIDDNFIKENKLLYDYLTGTLSNYSQFILDNENLKKHKESKLSCEQLTRGGN, translated from the coding sequence TTGAATATTGTTGGCGTCTTTAAGGCATTATGTGATGAAAACAGATTGAGAATATTTAACCTCTTATCACAAGAAACATTATGTGTATGTGATATAGAAACCATTTTAAACATGACTCAATCAAATGTTTCCCGCCATCTAAATAAGCTAAAAAGCGAAGGGATCATAACATTTGAAAAAAAAGCCCAGTGGGCTTATTACAAAATTGATGATAATTTTATAAAAGAAAATAAATTATTGTATGATTATCTGACTGGCACTTTAAGCAATTATTCGCAATTCATTTTAGACAATGAAAATTTAAAAAAACACAAAGAAAGTAAGTTATCTTGCGAACAGTTAACAAGAGGAGGTAATTAA